The region CGGGCTCATAACAAACTTGTGCAGGCACTCGGCAGAGAGCCCTATCCAGAGGAAATCGCACAGGAACTCGATCTTCCGGTCGAAAAAGTGAAGGGCATCATGAATGTCTCGAAACGACCTGTTTCTCTCGATAAACCTGTCGGTGATGAGGATGGCGATACCACATTAAGTGATTTCATCGAAGACGATAATATGATCTCGCCTGAGAAAATCGCAGAAAGAACACTCCTGCGCAAACAGGTTGAGGCTGTCCTTTCAACACTTACAAAACGAGAGCGTCGTGTGATCAAATTGCGCTTTGGCATCGGTGACCAGACTCCCCGAACCCTTGAAGAGGTTGGTCATATCTTTGATATCACTCGTGAGCGTGTTCGACAAATCGAAGAAAAAGCCAAAGAAAAACTTCGCCATCACAGCAGGGCCAATATCCTCAAAAAATATATGGATACATTTGAGGAATTTAATCGATAATATTTAATCCCAAAATAGATAAACATACGTTTCAAAAAACGGATTTTTTTACATCTACTAATTATACATTTTCTTGACACATTAAAAGAAAGAAATTTATTTTACACAGCGTAAAATCATTTTACTTAACGTATAATAGTGCAATAAATGAACAGAAAAGAAAAAGAAATGCTGACTCGCAGGGAAGCAATAATTGCTGCTGCCGAAAAACTTTTTTTCAGCAAGGGCTTTCAGAATGTTACGATGGAAGAGATCGCCGAGAAAGCAGAATTCACAAGACCAACCTTGTATGCGTACTTTAAAACCAAAGCTGAACTTTATGTTGTGATCTTTACGAAAATATCTCTGATCAGGTGGAAGATGCTGAATGATGCTATGGCACAAAAAGACACAGGGTATGATAAACTCTATGCCTTTGGTGATGCATATTACGAATTCGCAATTCAATATCCAGAATATTTGAAATTCATGCTCTACTGGGATCATTACGGGCTTCCATGTGACAAGATCGATCAGGATATTATGAAAGCATTTACAGAACCAAGAGATAATGCTCGTGTCGATCTGGTTAATGCTTTCCGCCTTGGTATGAGTGATGGTACAATTCGGGATGATATTGAAATCGATTATGTCATGCCCTATTTATGTATTACGACACGCGCTGTCCTTAATGAGGTTGTACTCGGTTACGCAAATAAGGAATATTATTACAGTTTCTTTCGATTATTTCTCAGGGGTTTGAAAAAATAAATTAACAAAACGGAGGTCTTGTATGTTTAAAACTGGGAAAAAATTAGTGCTTTTGGGGATTATCCTGCTGCTGATTCCCCTGTCTGTCAAGGCACAAAACTACCTGGATATGCCAGAAGGAATCTCTTATGACAGCGGTTCAAAGAGCTATTATGTATCCTGTTGGAATCCTGCATGTGTCGTAAAGATCGATAGTCTCGGCAATCAGAGTGTTTTTAAGTCCGGGCTAACTGCCTGTGCAAATAATGTCCTTGTGGATTCGATCCTGTATGTGTCCTATCGATATGGAGTAAAGGCGTTCAACATCAAAACCGGAGTACAGGTTCTATATAAGCCCATAAGTGCTACGAATTACTTTGATGGCATCGCATATCATGCAGGTTATCTTTATCTAATCAATCACGGGCAGAAACTCTATAAGATAAATCTTACAGATAACACCCATGAATTGTTAACAAGCACCGGACTCGGCTCCTATCCACAGGGACTTATTTATGACGAGGTTAACGACAGGCTCTTAACGTGCTCGTTCCAGAACAGCGCTCCCATCGTGCAGATCAATCCTCAGAACGGGCAGACATCCTATGCCTTGTGGACTGGTCTAAATAATCTCGATGCTTTAGCGCAGGATCAATACGGCAATATCTATGTAACGTGCAATGGAACTAATTCTGTGTATCGATATGATTCAAATCTGGAGAATCGCATCGTTGTTTCATCGGGCCATAGCGGTCCTTCAGGTCTTGAATACAATCGTGACGATAATATCCTTGCAATCTCTAACTTCTTTACTGATGTGGTAGATTTTGTGTCAATGGCACCCTATTCAATTGATGATCCTATAGAAGAGGGATTACGGCTACATCAGAATTTTCCAAATCCTTTCAGCCACTCCACAACCCTCAGGTTTGCTCTTATGAAACCGTCAAATATCGTTCTCTCCTTATATGATGCTCGAGGTAGATTTATCACAACACTTCTTGATGACCACTATCAATCAGGATTCCATGATTTTTCTCTTGATATTCACTGTTGTTCACAACCAGAACTCCCGTCTGGAATATATTTTATTCATCTTAAAAACAATGACCTGGAGCTGATGAGAGAAATTACGCTTATTCGTTAGATTTTGGGGCTGAGGTGGTTTTTTTCCTTTAGGGTTTATTTAATCATAAAACCGAACGGATACTTCGTCGATGTGTTCGTTTTCCGCGAGGATTTTTTCCTGAAATTCTATTGTTGTAAGAAACCCCTTTGTTCGCTGCGGTTCAAAAATCCCGTAAATCATCTTAGAACCGAGTTCAAGATTTTGATAATATACCCGAACAATTATCCTGCGTTTGATCTTGAAGCTCGCAATGTTGTCGATCTCAAAATATACCTGGCAATAGGTTGGTGCTTCTGTTTCTATCTGTATT is a window of Candidatus Cloacimonadota bacterium DNA encoding:
- a CDS encoding TetR/AcrR family transcriptional regulator; this encodes MNRKEKEMLTRREAIIAAAEKLFFSKGFQNVTMEEIAEKAEFTRPTLYAYFKTKAELYVVIFTKISLIRWKMLNDAMAQKDTGYDKLYAFGDAYYEFAIQYPEYLKFMLYWDHYGLPCDKIDQDIMKAFTEPRDNARVDLVNAFRLGMSDGTIRDDIEIDYVMPYLCITTRAVLNEVVLGYANKEYYYSFFRLFLRGLKK
- a CDS encoding T9SS type A sorting domain-containing protein, with amino-acid sequence MFKTGKKLVLLGIILLLIPLSVKAQNYLDMPEGISYDSGSKSYYVSCWNPACVVKIDSLGNQSVFKSGLTACANNVLVDSILYVSYRYGVKAFNIKTGVQVLYKPISATNYFDGIAYHAGYLYLINHGQKLYKINLTDNTHELLTSTGLGSYPQGLIYDEVNDRLLTCSFQNSAPIVQINPQNGQTSYALWTGLNNLDALAQDQYGNIYVTCNGTNSVYRYDSNLENRIVVSSGHSGPSGLEYNRDDNILAISNFFTDVVDFVSMAPYSIDDPIEEGLRLHQNFPNPFSHSTTLRFALMKPSNIVLSLYDARGRFITTLLDDHYQSGFHDFSLDIHCCSQPELPSGIYFIHLKNNDLELMREITLIR